In Perca fluviatilis chromosome 3, GENO_Pfluv_1.0, whole genome shotgun sequence, the following proteins share a genomic window:
- the gfod2 gene encoding glucose-fructose oxidoreductase domain-containing protein 2: MLPGVGVFGTGSTARVLVPLLKAEGFEVHALWGRSEEEACCLAKEHGIPFHTSRSDDVLLHQDVDLVCIYIPPSMTRQIAVKALGIGKNVVCEKAATAVDSFKMVTAARYYPQLLSIMGNTLRFLPAFVAMRQLLMEGYVGEMQVCDVRVYGPSLLDQSYGWTCEELMGGGGLHTAGSSIIDLLSYLTGARAHRVHGLLRTFVQQNGLIRGIRRVTSDDFCFFQMLMGGTGSSSGGVCCTVTLNFNMPGSFVHEVMVVGSTGRLVARGTELYGQRNGSKGEELLLSDSGWAGPEVKEMPLPHLRGLSSMVKALRQSFQAHEERRSWARGSVAMAPTFEDGLYVQTVVEAVKRSSCSGEWECVEIMSQEPDPNHNLCEALQRNKN, translated from the exons ATGTTGCCAGGAGTCGGTGTATTTGGCACGGGTAGCACAGCCAGAGTGCTGGTCCCGTTGTTGAAAGCTGAAGGCTTTGAGGTTCATGCACTCTGGGGTCGAAGCGAAGAGGAAGCATGCTGCTTAGCAAAGGAGCATGGCATCCCATTTCACACCAGCCGATCTGATGACGTCCTGCTGCACCAAGATGTCGACCTTGTTTGCATCTATATTCCACCCTCAATGACAAGGCAAATTGCTGTCAAAGCACTGG GTATAGGTAAGAATGTTGTGTGTGAGAAGGCTGCAACAGCTGTGGATTCATTCAAGATGGTGACTGCTGCCAGATACTACCCACAGCTGCTGAGCATTATGGGTAATACCCTGCGCTTCCTGCCAGCTTTTGTGGCAATGCGCCAGCTGCTGATGGAGGGATATGTTGGCGAAATGCAGGTGTGTGATGTCAGAGTCTATGGCCCCAGCCTCCTGGATCAGTCGTACGGCTGGACATGTGAGGAGTTGATGGGAGGAGGCGGTCTGCACACTGCCGGCTCGTCCATCATTGACCTTTTAAGTTACCTAACCGGGGCACGAGCCCATCGTGTTCATGGCTTGCTGCGGACTTTTGTACAACAAAATGGTTTGATCCGAGGCATTCGCCGCGTCACCAGCGATGATTTTTGCTTCTTCCAAATGTTGATGGGTGGTACCGGCTCTAGCTCTGGTGGTGTGTGTTGCACTGTGACCCTGAACTTCAACATGCCAGGGTCATTTGTGCACGAGGTTATGGTAGTTGGATCCACTGGAAGACTGGTTGCCAGGGGAACAGAGCTGTATGGTCAACGCAATGGGAGTAAAGGTGAGGAGCTGTTGCTAAGCGACAGTGGGTGGGCGGGACCAGAGGTAAAAGAGATGCCCCTGCCTCACCTGCGGGGGTTGAGCTCCATGGTAAAGGCACTGAGACAGTCTTTTCAGGCTCACGAGGAGCGCAGGTCATGGGCGCGAGGATCGGTTGccatggcaccaacatttgagGATGGTCTGTATGTGCAGACGGTGGTCGAGGCGGTGAAACGGTCCAGCTGTAGTGGCGAATGGGAGTGTGTCGAGATCATGAGTCAGGAGCCAGATCCGAATCACAACCTGTGTGAGGCTCTGCAGAGAAATAAgaactga
- the thap11 gene encoding THAP domain-containing protein 11, with protein sequence MPGFTCCVPGCYNNSHRDRDLRFYTFPKDTTLRELWLRNISRAGVSGCFSTFQPTTGHRVCSVHFAGGRKTYSIRVPSLFPLRGVNERRSRRGRGRKVSAAVTAPAAAATSGIVVTSVLGSTAEGAEGNAGGEASDDSITVVQIGHNGEYLGTARLPAQSEGTCYTAAVVSGELVADDSSVETASTVHQPPVQYVSVTSSPLDHAYSLTTGTTSAELLRKLNEQRDIIALMEVKMKEMKATIRQLRVTEAKLQEEVRERDRLLYGNSVALSVRKKI encoded by the coding sequence ATGCCTGGGTTCACCTGCTGTGTCCCTGGCTGCTACAACAACTCGCATCGGGACCGGGACCTTCGATTCTACACGTTTCCTAAAGACACCACGCTGAGGGAGCTGTGGCTGAGGAACATCTCCCGGGCCGGGGTCAGCGGCTGCTTCAGCACCTTTCAGCCCACAACAGGACACCGAGTCTGCAGCGTGCATTTCGCCGGCGGGAGGAAGACATACAGCATCCGAGTACCGTCCCTCTTTCCTCTGCGGGGTGTCAATGAGCGCAGGAGTCGGCGGGGCAGAGGGAGGAAAGTGTCCGCGGCGGTTACTGCCCCCGCCGCTGCTGCAACCTCCGGGATTGTCGTCACCAGTGTGCTGGGTAGTACGGCAGAAGGAGCCGAGGGCAACGCAGGCGGTGAGGCGAGCGATGACAGCATCACCGTGGTTCAGATAGGCCACAACGGAGAGTACCTGGGCACGGCGCGGCTGCCAGCCCAGTCAGAGGGGACTTGTTACACCGCCGCCGTTGTATCCGGCGAGCTAGTTGCCGACGACTCATCGGTCGAAACCGCGTCCACTGTGCACCAGCCGCCCGTGCAGTACGTCAGTGTGACCAGCAGCCCGCTGGACCACGCGTACTCGCTGACCACCGGCACCACGTCTGCCGAGCTGCTGCGGAAACTAAACGAGCAGCGGGACATCATTGCACTGATGGAGGTGAAGATGAAGGAGATGAAGGCGACCATCCGCCAGCTCCGGGTGACCGAGGCCAAGCTGCAGGAGGAGGTGCGGGAGCGGGACCGGCTACTGTACGGAAACTCGGTAGCTTTAAGCGTCCGGAAGAAAATCTGA
- the nrn1lb gene encoding neuritin 1-like b isoform X2, which produces MNSQRMGEHITFKAVTLDSLDLPSVGDSHQSFWFKRGTQLHGTRGTNDEVPTRQGNYAAAHRSLPQSWNAFHVCANSALASCPGDAAAVWESLRQESRKTQFSGNLYDMCASRTTLPPSTVPAPQSPPTSDQTNQETLKGQTNKHSPTFSTLMFPVCSTLLLLLRS; this is translated from the exons ATGAATTCCCAACGGATGGGAGAACACATCACATTTAAAGCAGTAACTTTGGACTCTTTGGACTTACCGTCAGTGGGAGATTCACATCAGAGCTTCTGGTTCAAACGTGGAACTCAGCTCCACGGGACTCGTGGAACGAATGATGAAGTCCCAACGAGGCAAGGCAACTATGCTGCTGCCCATCGCTCTCTGCCTCA GTCCTGGAATGCTTTCCATGTTTGTGCCAACTCAGCCTTGGCCAGCTGCCCTGGAGACGCAGCAGCCGTCTGGGAGTCTTTAAGACAAGAGTCCAGGAAGACGCAGTTCTCTGGAAACCTCTACGACATGTGTGCCAGCCGCACCACCCTCCCACCCAGCACTGTGCCTGCACCCCAGAGCCCTCCCACCTCCGACCAGACCAACCAGGAAACACTGAAAGGGCAAACAAACAAGCACAGCCCCACCTTCAGCACACTGATGTTCCCTGTATGCAGCACCTTACTACTGCTGCTCAGGAGTTAG
- the nrn1lb gene encoding neuritin 1-like b isoform X1: MMKSQRGKATMLLPIALCLSLAPMCFGAAISVSCDSIYKSFAQCLLTLGDSLVETQKDQSTQDIDAICRSWNAFHVCANSALASCPGDAAAVWESLRQESRKTQFSGNLYDMCASRTTLPPSTVPAPQSPPTSDQTNQETLKGQTNKHSPTFSTLMFPVCSTLLLLLRS; encoded by the exons ATGATGAAGTCCCAACGAGGCAAGGCAACTATGCTGCTGCCCATCGCTCTCTGCCTCA GCCTGGCCCCTATGTGTTTCGGAGCTGCAATATCTGTTTCATGTGATTCCATCTACAAGAGTTTTGCTCAGTGTTTACTCACACTTGGAGACAGTTTGGTGGAAACACAAAAGGACCAGAGCACACAGGACATTGATGCaatctgcag GTCCTGGAATGCTTTCCATGTTTGTGCCAACTCAGCCTTGGCCAGCTGCCCTGGAGACGCAGCAGCCGTCTGGGAGTCTTTAAGACAAGAGTCCAGGAAGACGCAGTTCTCTGGAAACCTCTACGACATGTGTGCCAGCCGCACCACCCTCCCACCCAGCACTGTGCCTGCACCCCAGAGCCCTCCCACCTCCGACCAGACCAACCAGGAAACACTGAAAGGGCAAACAAACAAGCACAGCCCCACCTTCAGCACACTGATGTTCCCTGTATGCAGCACCTTACTACTGCTGCTCAGGAGTTAG
- the slc38a8b gene encoding putative sodium-coupled neutral amino acid transporter 8 — protein MEELARESISLLARSASHADSPRLGSFGAVFIMLKSALGAGLLNFPWAFQKAGGVTTAVSVELVSLVFLISGLVILGYASSVSRQKTYQDVVREVCGGAVGQLCEVCFCFNLFMICVAFLVVVQDQLEKLCISFYQAVTGSSEGEMPYHWYTDQRFALFIMCLFIILPLSIPKEIGIQKYTSVLGTLAATYLCVAVIVKYYLMESHVAIITPEHSQGVSSWGSMFSVVPTICFGFQCHEACIAIYSSMENQKLFHWVVISVVSMFFCLLIYTLTGVYGFLTFGRAVASDILMSYPGDDVVIIISRLLFGISIITIYPIILLLGRSVILNLTLRIQRRRLGIVTHSFESRCRVVLTVIWITITLLIAMFVPDMGDVISVIGGISAFFIFIFPGLCLVFTMQTESVSPRVRVILTVWGVITIVVGAFIFGQSTTIAVMELCHKF, from the exons ATGGAGGAACTGGCCCGGGAGAGCATCAGCCTGCTGGCCCGGTCTGCGTCTCACGCGGACTCGCCGCGGCTCGGCTCGTTCGGCGCGGTGTTCATCATGCTGAAGTCTGCGCTGGGAGCCGGATTGCTTAACTTCCCCTGGGCTTTCCAAAAGGCAGGAGGAGTGACCACCGCCGTCAGTGTGGAGCTG GTTTCACTGGTCTTCCTCATCAGTGGTTTGGTCATCCTCGGCTATGCCTCATCAGTCAGCAGACAGAAGACGTATCAGGACGTGGTGAGAGAGGTGTGTGGAGGAGCTGTGGGTCAACTCTGTGAAGTCTGTTTTTGCTTCAACCTCTTCATGATATGTGTCGCCTTCCTTGTGGTAGTGCAGGACCAGCTGGAGAAAT tgtgtatttctttttatcagGCGGTGACTGGGTCCAGTGAGGGAGAGATGCCGTATCACTGGTACACCGACCAACGATTTGCCCTCTTCATCATGTGCCTCTTCATCATACTACCCCTGTCCATCCCAAAAGAAATCGGCATCCAGAAATACACAAG TGTGTTGGGGACGCTGGCTGCTACGTATCTGTGTGTGGCAGTGATTGTCAAGTATTACCTGATGGAGAGCCACGTTGCTATAATAACTCCAGAGCACAGCCAAGG tgtAAGTTCGTGGGGTTCAATGTTCAGTGTTGTGCCGACCATCTGCTTTGGCTTCCAG tgccATGAAGCCTGTATCGCCATCTACAGCAGCATGGAGAACCAGAAGCTCTTCCACTGGGTGGTCATCTCTGTGGTCTCCATGTTTTTCTGTTTACTCATCTACACTCTAACCG GTGTGTATGGCTTCTTGACGTTCGGACGGGCGGTTGCCTCCGATATTTTGATGTCATATCCAGGAGATGATGTGGTCATAATCATTTCCAGACTACTTTTTGGAATATCAATCATCACCATTTATCCTATTATTCTTCTTCTGGGGAG ATCTGTCATCCTGAACCTGACGCTGCGTATTCAAAGACGTCGTTTGGGAATCGTCACTCATTCATTTGAGAGTCGCTGCAGAGTTGTTCTCACTGTGATCTGGATCACCATCACTCTTCTCATTGCCATGTTTGTCCCTGACATGGGGGACGTCATCAGTGTCATTGGAGGAATCAGTGCcttcttcatttttatttttccag gTCTTTGCTTAGTGTTCACAATGCAAACTGAATCTGTGTCTCCAAGAGTCAG GGTGATTTTAACAGTTTGGGGAGTCATAACCATTGTAGTTGGAGCCTTTATCTTCGGACAGAGCACAACCATCGCTGTCATGGAGCTTTGCCACAAATTCTGa